The Microbacterium sp. LWH7-1.2 genome window below encodes:
- a CDS encoding helix-turn-helix domain-containing protein produces MPPTSLELSTLGHRIRHQRLAHGYTLDELGALVGVAGSQLSLIENGKREPKLSLLQAIASTTGVEVGDLLSAEPPNRRAALEIELERAQSGSVFRQLGVAPIKVTKGMSDDTIESILGLHRELQRREREAIATPEEARRANTELRLMMRERDNYLPDIEKLAEKQLKAAGHVSGALTHRTVSIMAEKLGFELIYVNDLPHSTRSVTDLEHGRIYLPPASIPGGHGLRSMALQAMAHRLLGHKRPTDYADFLQQRLEINYYAACCLMPETASVSFLQQAKKDRNLAVEDFRDAFGVTHEAAGMRLTNLATHHLGIKLHFLRVDGSGAISRVYENDDLPLPMDVTGAVDGQIACRKFSARAAFSEQNRTTEHYQYTDTPAGTYWCSTQTGTTAEGEFSITVGVPFDDARWFRGRETQKRATSTCPDESCCRRVASDVSDRWSGKAWPSARVHMQMFSPLPRGAFPGVDDNEVYDFLDRHA; encoded by the coding sequence ATGCCCCCCACGTCACTCGAACTGTCGACCCTGGGCCACCGCATCCGTCATCAGCGTCTCGCCCACGGCTACACGCTCGACGAGCTCGGAGCGCTGGTCGGGGTCGCCGGAAGCCAGCTCAGCCTCATCGAGAACGGCAAGCGCGAGCCGAAGCTGTCGCTTCTCCAGGCGATCGCCTCGACGACCGGCGTCGAGGTCGGCGACCTCCTCTCGGCCGAGCCTCCCAACCGCCGGGCGGCGCTCGAGATCGAGCTGGAGCGCGCGCAGTCGGGTTCGGTCTTCCGCCAGCTCGGCGTCGCGCCGATCAAGGTGACGAAAGGCATGTCCGACGACACGATCGAATCGATCCTGGGTCTGCACCGCGAGCTGCAGCGACGCGAGCGCGAGGCGATCGCGACGCCCGAGGAGGCGCGCCGCGCCAACACCGAGCTCCGGCTCATGATGCGCGAGCGCGACAACTACCTCCCCGACATCGAGAAGCTCGCCGAGAAGCAGCTCAAGGCGGCGGGTCACGTGTCGGGCGCCCTCACGCACCGCACCGTGAGCATCATGGCCGAGAAGCTCGGGTTCGAGCTGATCTATGTGAACGACCTCCCCCACTCGACGCGGTCGGTGACCGACCTCGAGCACGGCCGCATCTACCTGCCGCCGGCGTCCATCCCCGGCGGGCACGGCCTGCGGTCGATGGCGCTGCAGGCGATGGCGCATCGTCTTCTCGGCCACAAGCGCCCGACCGACTACGCGGACTTCCTGCAGCAGCGGCTCGAGATCAACTACTACGCCGCCTGCTGCCTCATGCCCGAGACGGCATCGGTGTCGTTCCTCCAGCAGGCGAAGAAGGACCGCAATCTCGCCGTAGAGGACTTCCGCGACGCGTTCGGCGTGACGCACGAAGCGGCCGGCATGCGACTCACCAACCTCGCGACGCACCACCTCGGCATCAAGCTGCACTTCCTGCGCGTCGACGGCTCGGGTGCGATCTCGCGCGTCTACGAGAACGACGATCTGCCGCTTCCGATGGATGTCACGGGCGCCGTCGACGGCCAGATCGCGTGCCGCAAGTTCTCGGCCCGCGCCGCCTTCTCGGAGCAGAACCGCACCACCGAGCACTACCAGTACACCGACACGCCCGCCGGCACATACTGGTGCTCGACGCAGACCGGCACCACCGCGGAGGGCGAGTTCTCGATCACGGTCGGCGTTCCCTTCGACGACGCACGGTGGTTCCGCGGCCGCGAGACGCAGAAGCGCGCGACCTCGACGTGCCCCGACGAATCGTGCTGCCGTCGCGTCGCCTCCGACGTCTCGGACCGCTGGTCGGGCAAGGCCTGGCCGAGCGCGCGCGTGCACATGCAGATGTTCTCGCCGCTCCCCCGCGGCGCGTTCCCAGGGGTCGACGACAACGAGGTCTACGACTTTCTCGACCGTCACGCCTGA
- a CDS encoding winged helix DNA-binding domain-containing protein yields MDASTLRNERLRSHRLSAPAATVADAARHMLATQSQEFWGGRWALATRVRGRTTVRDVDAAYGRGEIVRTWTMRGTIHTIPTADMAWVLSLTAERQRRQAAAVHRNEGIDADEADRAERLARAALGGGNRLTRKELFEVWEQGGVSTLRQRGYHLLVALSLRVVLCQGPVVPREKGPTREQFFVLADEWITDAATPADPMAEFFVRYIASHGPAGARDFAWWTGLPLGISRAAAEAASDRVRVVADEPEPQYVVAGPAPRRSAAAPEVVALPPFEEYYLSYVDRTVPCAPEFLRAIGPSMNGIVRPILVARGEAVGVWTHSLAVGRHAESPVPELFTPGAATDEEVAAALDRYRDFITA; encoded by the coding sequence GTGGATGCCTCGACCCTCCGGAACGAGCGGCTCCGGTCGCATCGCCTGAGCGCGCCCGCGGCGACCGTCGCCGACGCGGCACGACACATGCTCGCGACGCAGAGCCAGGAGTTCTGGGGCGGGCGCTGGGCGCTCGCGACGCGCGTGCGGGGCCGAACGACGGTGCGCGACGTCGACGCCGCCTACGGCCGCGGCGAGATCGTCCGCACGTGGACGATGCGAGGGACCATTCACACGATCCCCACCGCCGACATGGCGTGGGTGCTGTCGCTCACCGCCGAGCGCCAGCGCCGCCAGGCGGCGGCCGTGCACCGCAACGAGGGGATCGACGCCGACGAGGCCGATCGTGCCGAGCGTCTCGCCCGCGCCGCGCTCGGCGGTGGCAACCGTCTCACCCGCAAAGAGCTGTTCGAGGTCTGGGAGCAGGGCGGCGTCTCGACCCTGCGCCAGCGCGGCTACCACCTGCTCGTCGCGCTGTCTCTTCGGGTCGTGCTGTGCCAGGGGCCGGTCGTGCCGCGGGAGAAGGGGCCGACGCGCGAGCAGTTCTTCGTGCTGGCCGACGAGTGGATCACGGATGCTGCGACCCCGGCGGATCCGATGGCGGAGTTCTTCGTCCGCTACATCGCCTCGCACGGGCCCGCCGGCGCGCGGGACTTCGCGTGGTGGACCGGGCTTCCGCTCGGGATATCGCGCGCGGCGGCGGAGGCGGCATCCGATCGCGTCCGTGTCGTCGCCGACGAACCCGAGCCGCAGTACGTCGTCGCGGGGCCCGCGCCGCGCCGCAGCGCCGCGGCCCCGGAGGTCGTCGCGCTGCCGCCGTTCGAGGAGTACTACCTGTCGTACGTCGACCGCACCGTGCCGTGTGCGCCGGAATTCCTGCGCGCCATCGGACCGAGCATGAACGGCATCGTGCGGCCGATCCTCGTCGCGCGCGGCGAAGCCGTCGGCGTGTGGACGCATTCCCTGGCGGTCGGCCGCCACGCGGAATCCCCGGTGCCCGAGCTGTTCACGCCCGGCGCCGCGACGGATGAGGAGGTCGCGGCCGCGCTCGACCGCTACCGCGACTTCATCACGGCATAA
- a CDS encoding VOC family protein, producing MGESTSGSGWISPAAFHRAPGVSDWRVTATSPQAVFAATSLAHAAELLSPILTAAEQLDILPDIDVRPEAVIVRIPYRGPEGIPAAAVEFAAAVSQAAAECRLLPDPSRAQSIGIYVAEHSQADVRPFFIAALGYEAFGDTDAADPLRCGPQLAFNPLTGDSPSRGRTHFDVFVPADQAQARVDAALAAGGRLADDSHAPAWWSLASPDNHGVDIASWTDTYD from the coding sequence ATGGGTGAGTCGACGAGCGGATCGGGCTGGATCTCTCCGGCTGCATTTCACCGTGCGCCCGGCGTCTCGGACTGGCGTGTCACCGCCACCAGCCCACAGGCGGTCTTCGCCGCGACCTCGCTCGCCCACGCCGCGGAGCTCCTCAGCCCGATCCTCACGGCCGCCGAGCAGCTCGACATCCTGCCCGACATCGATGTGCGCCCTGAGGCGGTCATCGTGCGCATCCCGTACCGCGGCCCTGAGGGCATCCCGGCAGCCGCGGTGGAGTTCGCGGCCGCCGTGTCCCAGGCGGCCGCCGAGTGCCGCCTGCTGCCGGATCCATCGCGCGCGCAGTCCATCGGCATCTACGTCGCCGAGCATTCCCAGGCCGACGTGCGCCCGTTCTTCATCGCCGCACTCGGCTATGAGGCCTTCGGCGACACGGATGCTGCGGACCCGCTGCGGTGCGGACCGCAACTGGCTTTCAACCCGCTCACGGGAGATTCGCCGTCCAGGGGCCGCACCCACTTCGACGTCTTCGTGCCGGCCGACCAGGCCCAGGCGCGGGTGGACGCCGCACTCGCCGCGGGCGGGAGACTCGCCGATGATTCGCACGCTCCCGCGTGGTGGTCCCTCGCCTCGCCCGACAACCACGGCGTGGACATCGCGTCCTGGACGGACACCTACGACTGA
- a CDS encoding putative immunity protein gives MPSPQSLSEEDRRRVAAWAADCAERVLAVFEAEVPADERARDAIDRARAFARGELAAAGEIRRRFVAGRAAHAAASPAGVAAARAAAQAAGVAHMGAHALGAAAYAARAARLAPSGSDDAAEDELAWQLQRITPDVASALRLLPRLGDDSAGPLGPGLLARGDLGEHIRRIQAALLGTVA, from the coding sequence GTGCCGTCACCCCAGTCGCTCAGTGAAGAAGACCGTCGGCGGGTGGCGGCGTGGGCCGCGGACTGCGCCGAACGCGTGCTCGCGGTGTTCGAAGCCGAGGTGCCGGCGGACGAGCGCGCCCGCGACGCCATCGACCGTGCCCGCGCCTTCGCGCGGGGCGAGCTCGCGGCGGCGGGTGAGATCCGGCGCCGTTTCGTCGCCGGCCGGGCCGCACACGCGGCGGCCTCCCCCGCTGGTGTCGCCGCCGCGCGCGCCGCCGCGCAGGCTGCGGGTGTCGCACACATGGGGGCACACGCTCTGGGCGCTGCCGCCTACGCCGCGCGAGCCGCGAGGCTGGCGCCATCGGGCAGCGATGACGCCGCCGAGGACGAGCTCGCGTGGCAGCTGCAACGCATCACCCCCGATGTCGCGTCCGCGCTCAGGCTGCTGCCGCGACTCGGCGACGACTCCGCCGGCCCGCTCGGTCCCGGCCTGCTGGCCCGGGGCGACCTCGGTGAGCACATCCGCCGGATCCAGGCGGCGCTGCTCGGCACCGTCGCCTGA
- a CDS encoding dodecin family protein: MSVYRVIDVIGTSASSWEEAAREAISTAAGSLHDLRIAEVTKQDVVVSDDGTLLFRSRIQLSFKYAPE, encoded by the coding sequence ATGAGCGTTTACCGAGTGATCGACGTCATCGGCACGAGTGCCTCGTCCTGGGAGGAGGCCGCCCGAGAAGCCATCAGCACCGCGGCGGGATCGCTGCACGATCTGCGCATCGCCGAGGTGACGAAGCAAGACGTCGTCGTCAGCGACGACGGGACTCTGCTGTTCCGTTCGCGGATCCAGCTCTCGTTCAAGTACGCGCCTGAGTAA
- a CDS encoding NAD-dependent succinate-semialdehyde dehydrogenase has translation MTETRESELLASVPDGLFIGGQWRAASGGKTLKVYDPSTGDVVKEIANASPEDGTAALDAAVEAFPAWAATPARERAEILRRAFDLLQERKEDFALLMTIEMGKPLAEARGEVAYGGEFIRWFSEETARIQGRYGANPEGTGRMIVSQHPVGPCFLITPWNFPLAMATRKIAPALAAGCTVVIKPAELTPLTTLAFAKLLEDAGLPAGVVNVFTTSTSGAVSEPIIRDPRLRKLSFTGSTQVGQRLLEQASQGVLRTSMELGGNAPFVVFDDADLDKAVDGAIAAKFRNIGQACTAANRFIVHRSVADEFAKRVTERVSGFKIGRGTEEGVVIGPLIDDRAVAKAAQLVQDAVSRGAKVATGGNEVEGPGTFYEPTVVTDVQAGSEILREEIFGPVLAIVPFDDEDEAVRLANDTEYGLVSYVFTENLARGQRMIERLETGMMGLNMGVVSNAAAPFGGWKMSGLGREGGAEGIHEYLQTKYTLTPNPF, from the coding sequence ATCACCGAAACCCGTGAGTCCGAGCTGCTGGCGTCCGTCCCCGACGGACTGTTCATCGGCGGACAGTGGCGCGCGGCGTCCGGCGGCAAGACGCTGAAGGTCTACGACCCGTCGACCGGCGACGTCGTCAAGGAGATCGCGAACGCCTCGCCCGAGGACGGCACCGCCGCCCTGGACGCCGCCGTCGAGGCGTTCCCCGCGTGGGCGGCGACGCCGGCCCGGGAGCGGGCCGAGATCCTGCGCCGCGCGTTCGATCTGCTGCAGGAGCGCAAGGAGGACTTCGCCCTGCTGATGACGATCGAGATGGGCAAGCCGCTCGCGGAGGCGCGCGGAGAGGTCGCGTACGGGGGAGAATTCATCCGCTGGTTCAGCGAGGAGACCGCCCGCATCCAGGGCCGCTACGGCGCGAACCCCGAGGGCACAGGCCGCATGATCGTGTCGCAGCACCCGGTCGGCCCGTGCTTCCTCATCACCCCGTGGAACTTCCCGCTCGCGATGGCGACCCGCAAGATCGCGCCCGCGCTCGCCGCCGGCTGCACCGTGGTCATCAAGCCGGCCGAGCTGACTCCGCTCACCACGCTCGCCTTCGCGAAGCTCCTCGAAGACGCGGGCCTCCCGGCCGGTGTGGTCAACGTGTTCACGACCTCGACGTCGGGCGCCGTGTCGGAGCCCATCATCCGCGACCCTCGCCTGCGCAAGCTGTCGTTCACCGGATCCACCCAGGTCGGCCAGCGTCTGCTCGAGCAGGCCTCGCAGGGCGTGCTGCGCACGTCGATGGAGCTCGGCGGCAACGCGCCGTTCGTGGTGTTCGACGACGCCGACCTCGACAAGGCGGTGGACGGCGCGATCGCGGCGAAGTTCCGCAACATCGGCCAGGCCTGCACAGCGGCCAACCGCTTCATCGTCCACCGCTCCGTCGCCGACGAGTTCGCGAAGCGGGTGACCGAGCGCGTCAGCGGGTTCAAGATCGGTCGCGGCACCGAAGAAGGCGTCGTGATCGGCCCGCTCATCGACGACCGCGCGGTCGCGAAGGCGGCACAGCTGGTGCAGGACGCGGTGTCGCGCGGCGCGAAGGTGGCCACCGGCGGCAACGAGGTCGAGGGTCCCGGCACGTTCTACGAGCCCACTGTCGTGACCGACGTGCAGGCGGGGTCGGAGATCCTCCGCGAGGAGATCTTCGGACCGGTGCTCGCGATCGTCCCCTTCGACGACGAGGACGAGGCCGTCCGTCTCGCCAACGACACCGAGTACGGGCTCGTCTCGTACGTCTTCACCGAGAACCTCGCGCGCGGCCAGCGCATGATCGAGCGCCTCGAGACCGGCATGATGGGCCTCAACATGGGTGTCGTCTCCAACGCGGCCGCGCCGTTCGGCGGCTGGAAGATGTCGGGCCTCGGCCGCGAGGGCGGCGCGGAAGGCATCCACGAGTACCTGCAGACCAAGTACACGCTGACGCCCAACCCGTTCTGA
- a CDS encoding FAD-binding monooxygenase, protein MQFHHHGYVSADPRVQDAAGTGIDRPAELPDETDVLIVGSGPAGMLLAAQMSQFPGVTTRLIERRDGRLVLGQADGIQPRSVETFQAFGFAERIIAEAYNIAWMNFWGPDPENPRNIIRTARTEDYAFKISEFPHLIVNQARVLDYFAEAAALGPGRILPDYGIEFLGLTVHEDGEHPVEVRVRHIAGDRAGEERTVRAKYVVGCDGARSGVRQAIGRKHVGQFAAHAWGVMDVLVNTDFPDWRTKCAINSEAGNILHIPREGGYLSRMYIDLGEVAKDDNHHVRQTPIEEIIRRANEILHPYTLDVKQVAWHSVYEVGHRVTDKFDDVDVDQGHDPRVFLTGDACHTHSAKAGQGMNVSMQDGFNLGWKLGHVLTGLSPASLLSTYSAERQPVAQQLIDFDREWSALMARKPEEISDPQELATFYLGTAEFPSGFMTQYGESMIVTDAAHQALAEGFPLGKRFKSVEVVRVCDGNAVHLGHHAKADGRWRVYAFADAPAAGEASALSDWAAFMASPESPLQRFTPEGADADAVFDVKVVYQQRHDEVDVNRVPELFLPKTGPLGLTDWEKVYAAAPSAWTTDDIFEERGLSRDGVVVVVRPDQYVAAVLPLEATEELTAFFAQSFLPQREPASVVG, encoded by the coding sequence ATGCAGTTCCACCACCACGGCTACGTCTCCGCCGACCCGCGCGTGCAGGACGCCGCCGGCACGGGCATCGACCGTCCGGCCGAACTGCCCGACGAGACGGACGTGCTCATCGTCGGCTCGGGCCCCGCGGGCATGCTGCTCGCGGCGCAGATGTCGCAGTTCCCCGGTGTCACGACCCGACTGATCGAGCGCCGCGACGGGCGCCTCGTGCTCGGCCAGGCCGACGGCATCCAGCCGCGCAGCGTCGAGACGTTCCAGGCGTTCGGGTTCGCGGAGCGCATCATCGCCGAGGCCTACAACATCGCCTGGATGAACTTCTGGGGACCCGACCCCGAGAACCCCCGCAACATCATCCGCACCGCGCGCACCGAGGACTACGCGTTCAAGATCAGCGAGTTCCCGCACCTCATCGTGAATCAGGCGCGCGTGCTCGACTACTTCGCCGAGGCCGCCGCGCTCGGCCCGGGCCGCATCCTGCCCGACTACGGGATCGAGTTCCTCGGCCTCACCGTGCACGAGGACGGGGAGCACCCCGTGGAGGTGCGGGTGCGACACATCGCCGGCGACCGCGCGGGCGAGGAGCGCACCGTACGCGCGAAGTACGTCGTCGGCTGCGACGGCGCGCGCAGCGGAGTTCGCCAGGCCATCGGCCGCAAGCACGTCGGGCAGTTCGCCGCGCATGCCTGGGGCGTGATGGACGTCCTGGTGAACACGGACTTCCCCGACTGGCGCACCAAGTGCGCGATCAACTCCGAGGCGGGCAACATCCTCCACATCCCGCGGGAGGGCGGTTATCTCAGCCGCATGTACATCGACCTCGGCGAGGTCGCGAAGGACGACAACCACCACGTGCGCCAGACCCCGATCGAGGAGATCATCCGCAGGGCGAACGAGATCCTGCACCCGTACACCCTCGACGTGAAGCAGGTCGCGTGGCACAGCGTCTACGAGGTCGGCCACCGCGTCACCGACAAGTTCGACGACGTCGACGTCGACCAGGGCCACGACCCGCGCGTCTTCCTCACGGGCGACGCCTGCCACACGCACAGTGCGAAGGCCGGCCAGGGGATGAACGTCTCGATGCAGGACGGCTTCAACCTCGGCTGGAAGCTTGGTCACGTGCTCACCGGGCTCAGTCCCGCATCGCTGCTGTCGACGTACTCGGCCGAGCGTCAGCCGGTCGCGCAGCAGCTCATCGACTTCGATCGCGAGTGGTCGGCTCTGATGGCCCGCAAGCCCGAGGAGATCTCCGACCCCCAGGAGCTCGCCACGTTCTACCTCGGCACCGCCGAGTTCCCGTCGGGCTTCATGACGCAGTACGGCGAGTCGATGATCGTGACGGATGCTGCGCACCAGGCGCTCGCCGAGGGCTTCCCGCTGGGCAAGCGCTTCAAGTCGGTCGAGGTGGTCCGCGTGTGCGACGGCAATGCCGTGCACCTCGGACACCACGCCAAGGCTGACGGTCGGTGGCGTGTGTACGCCTTCGCCGACGCGCCTGCCGCGGGAGAGGCATCCGCTCTCTCCGACTGGGCCGCGTTCATGGCTTCGCCGGAGTCGCCGCTGCAGCGCTTCACGCCCGAAGGCGCCGACGCGGACGCCGTCTTCGACGTCAAGGTCGTGTACCAGCAGCGTCATGACGAGGTCGACGTCAACCGCGTGCCCGAGCTGTTCCTGCCGAAGACCGGACCCCTCGGTCTCACCGACTGGGAAAAGGTCTACGCGGCGGCGCCCAGCGCCTGGACGACCGACGACATCTTCGAGGAGCGCGGCCTCTCGCGCGACGGTGTCGTCGTCGTCGTGCGTCCCGACCAGTACGTCGCGGCGGTCCTTCCGCTCGAGGCGACCGAGGAGCTCACGGCGTTCTTCGCGCAGTCGTTCCTTCCCCAGCGCGAGCCGGCGAGCGTCGTCGGCTGA
- a CDS encoding helix-turn-helix domain-containing protein, with the protein MPTAAPTPPASQTLSRGIRILELLADARGPLSIDELAGRLEVHRSVAYRLLRTLEDHGLVERDAAGRIELGARLAALAAGVAHDLQAEALPELTAVAGDLGVTCFLAVLDHEECVTLSSVEPRHAVNPVAQRPGTRHPVTRGAPGKAILSLLPKASWPAAVSPALAEEVTDAATRGYATSHDEVIPSLRAVAVPFVVRGRGPAAIAVVFVASTHTDDEIATRLTRSATAIREALGG; encoded by the coding sequence ATGCCCACCGCCGCGCCCACACCGCCCGCATCGCAGACGCTGAGCCGCGGCATCCGAATCCTCGAACTGCTCGCCGACGCGCGCGGGCCCCTCTCGATCGACGAGCTCGCCGGCCGACTGGAGGTGCACCGGTCGGTCGCCTACCGACTGCTGCGCACTCTCGAAGACCATGGGCTCGTCGAGCGCGACGCGGCCGGCCGCATCGAGCTCGGAGCACGCCTCGCCGCCCTCGCCGCCGGCGTCGCGCACGACCTGCAGGCCGAGGCGCTCCCCGAGCTCACCGCGGTCGCGGGTGACCTCGGCGTGACCTGCTTCCTCGCGGTCCTCGATCACGAGGAGTGCGTCACGCTCTCGAGCGTCGAGCCGCGCCACGCCGTGAACCCCGTCGCACAGCGGCCGGGGACGCGGCATCCCGTCACGCGCGGCGCCCCAGGCAAGGCGATCCTGTCGCTGCTGCCCAAGGCGTCGTGGCCCGCAGCCGTGTCACCGGCGCTGGCGGAGGAGGTGACGGATGCCGCGACCCGCGGCTACGCCACCAGCCACGACGAGGTCATCCCCAGCCTGCGGGCGGTCGCCGTGCCGTTCGTGGTGCGCGGGCGCGGGCCCGCGGCGATCGCGGTCGTGTTCGTGGCCAGCACGCACACGGACGACGAGATCGCGACGCGTCTCACCCGTTCGGCGACCGCGATCCGCGAGGCGCTCGGCGGCTGA
- a CDS encoding thiamine pyrophosphate-binding protein, translated as MSTVSAHVALTLARHIDHVFGVMGNGNAYFLDALERSTDVHFTAVRHEAGGVVAADAYHRASGRLAAATATYGAGFTNTLTALAEAVQAHVPLVLVVGDEPTSGPRPWDVDQIALASAVGARTYTVGRADAAATTIIAIEHALTYRVPTVLAIPYDVAARDAGPLPEAPEPRLPAPLVPAGPFAEGAVEGLVEALASAERPFLLAGRGAWISGAGEALGDVADAVGAVTASTALGRGIFPRGEFDLGVTGGFGAEGAMALVREADVAVVFGASLNQFTMRFGDLFAPGTRVFQVDVAPAATHPHVGGYVRGDAAVVARTVADGLAARAGRASGWRESVDLMPLRAYEPGDHLAPDGRLDPRAVAARVGELLPEDRVVVSDGGHFIGWANMYWPVGCPDRMMMVGTAFQSIGLGWPSVPGAALAKPSATVVLTTGDGGGLMALADLETAVRVAGGRGVAVVWNDAAYGAEIHLYGLKGLAQEPMLIPEVDFAALAAGVGAEGVVVRTLADLDRLAEWTAEPAASRRFLVLDCRISGSVIAPYQREIIRVNS; from the coding sequence ATGAGCACCGTCTCGGCGCACGTCGCCCTCACCCTCGCCCGCCACATCGATCACGTCTTCGGCGTGATGGGCAACGGCAACGCGTACTTCCTCGACGCGCTCGAGCGCTCCACCGACGTGCACTTCACCGCCGTCCGCCACGAGGCCGGCGGGGTCGTCGCCGCCGACGCGTACCACCGCGCCTCCGGGCGCCTGGCCGCTGCGACCGCCACCTACGGTGCCGGCTTCACCAACACCCTCACCGCGCTTGCCGAGGCGGTGCAGGCTCATGTGCCCCTCGTGCTCGTCGTGGGCGACGAGCCGACCTCCGGGCCGCGCCCGTGGGACGTCGACCAGATCGCCCTCGCATCGGCTGTCGGCGCGCGCACCTACACGGTCGGGCGAGCGGATGCCGCGGCCACGACGATCATCGCCATCGAGCACGCGCTCACCTACCGGGTGCCGACGGTGCTCGCGATCCCCTACGACGTCGCCGCGCGCGACGCAGGCCCCCTCCCCGAGGCCCCGGAGCCGCGCCTGCCCGCGCCTCTCGTGCCCGCCGGACCGTTCGCCGAAGGCGCGGTCGAGGGACTCGTCGAGGCGCTCGCCTCAGCGGAGCGGCCGTTCCTGCTCGCCGGCCGCGGAGCGTGGATCTCGGGCGCCGGCGAGGCCCTGGGCGACGTCGCCGATGCGGTCGGCGCCGTCACGGCGTCCACCGCCCTCGGCCGCGGCATCTTCCCCCGCGGCGAGTTCGACCTCGGCGTGACCGGCGGCTTCGGCGCCGAAGGGGCCATGGCGCTCGTGCGCGAGGCGGATGTCGCCGTCGTGTTCGGAGCGTCGCTGAACCAGTTCACGATGCGGTTCGGCGACCTCTTCGCGCCCGGCACCCGGGTGTTCCAAGTCGACGTCGCGCCCGCCGCGACCCATCCCCACGTCGGCGGCTACGTGCGCGGCGACGCGGCCGTGGTGGCCCGCACGGTCGCCGACGGGCTGGCCGCCCGGGCCGGCCGGGCCAGCGGCTGGCGGGAATCCGTCGATCTCATGCCGCTGCGGGCATACGAGCCCGGCGACCACCTCGCCCCCGACGGTCGGCTGGACCCCCGCGCAGTCGCGGCACGCGTCGGCGAACTCCTGCCGGAGGACCGGGTCGTCGTCTCGGACGGCGGCCACTTCATCGGCTGGGCGAACATGTACTGGCCCGTCGGATGCCCCGACCGCATGATGATGGTCGGCACGGCGTTCCAGTCCATCGGGCTCGGCTGGCCGTCGGTGCCCGGCGCCGCACTCGCGAAGCCCTCGGCGACGGTCGTGCTGACGACGGGCGACGGCGGCGGGCTCATGGCCCTCGCCGACCTCGAGACCGCTGTCCGCGTCGCCGGCGGCCGGGGGGTCGCGGTGGTGTGGAACGACGCCGCCTACGGTGCGGAGATCCACCTCTACGGGCTCAAGGGTCTCGCGCAGGAGCCCATGCTCATCCCCGAGGTCGACTTCGCCGCGCTCGCGGCCGGCGTCGGGGCCGAGGGCGTCGTCGTGCGCACCCTGGCCGACCTCGACCGGCTGGCGGAGTGGACGGCCGAGCCCGCAGCATCCCGTCGATTCCTCGTGCTCGACTGTCGCATCTCGGGCTCGGTGATCGCGCCGTACCAGCGCGAGATCATCCGCGTGAACTCCTAA
- a CDS encoding enoyl-CoA hydratase-related protein, translating into MIELSITGDVAEVVLNAPEKLNALSLRELGEMDAAYRSAEESGVRALVLRAEGRAFCAGRDIAGVDPVTDDVPEYLAGVETLMRRIAAFPAPTFAAVHGACLGVGLGLAIATDVVYVADDAKIGSPFASLGAMLDSGGHALLYERLGAHRALDLIYTGAMMSGAEAVAAGLFSRAMPVEEVFDFTLQRATLAASGPTAAFVASKRLIARLRGERLWDAVAEEARGQEALRSTADYREGFAAFQQKRKPDFTGE; encoded by the coding sequence ATGATCGAACTGTCCATCACCGGCGACGTCGCCGAAGTCGTCCTCAACGCGCCGGAGAAGCTCAACGCGCTGTCGCTGCGCGAGCTGGGGGAGATGGATGCCGCGTACCGCAGCGCCGAGGAGTCCGGGGTGCGTGCGCTCGTGCTGCGCGCCGAGGGCCGGGCGTTCTGCGCGGGCCGCGACATCGCCGGCGTGGACCCGGTGACCGACGACGTGCCCGAGTACCTCGCCGGCGTCGAGACGCTGATGAGGCGGATCGCCGCGTTCCCGGCGCCGACCTTCGCGGCCGTCCACGGCGCGTGCCTCGGCGTGGGTCTCGGACTCGCGATCGCCACCGACGTCGTGTACGTCGCGGACGACGCCAAGATCGGCTCGCCGTTCGCCAGCCTCGGAGCGATGCTGGACTCGGGCGGCCACGCCCTCCTCTACGAGCGGCTCGGTGCGCACCGCGCGCTCGACCTCATCTACACCGGCGCGATGATGTCGGGCGCCGAGGCGGTCGCTGCCGGCCTGTTCAGCCGCGCGATGCCCGTCGAGGAGGTGTTCGATTTCACGCTGCAGCGGGCGACGCTCGCGGCATCGGGACCGACGGCCGCGTTCGTCGCCTCGAAGCGCCTGATCGCGCGCCTGCGCGGCGAGCGGCTGTGGGACGCCGTCGCCGAGGAGGCCCGCGGCCAGGAGGCGCTGCGCAGCACCGCCGACTACCGCGAGGGCTTCGCCGCCTTCCAGCAGAAGCGCAAGCCCGACTTCACGGGCGAGTGA